From Saprospiraceae bacterium, one genomic window encodes:
- a CDS encoding DUF3575 domain-containing protein, with the protein MKILIVTSAFLFLNCISSNAQFEIKTNPILFSSRIPNLGIECGVKPNLGVELEYLVAGLFDKKLTDRFMMHGVSASLRHYFTKDIAMARLYLGVYSFYSKEENTSKYAYNEVIKSFTFGLRSGYKLPLYKHWMVEGGLQFGRRFMFEGDQLLVPVTPTQEFFYKWDISVRFRICFRF; encoded by the coding sequence ATGAAAATCCTAATCGTTACAAGTGCTTTTTTATTTCTGAATTGCATTTCTTCCAATGCACAGTTCGAAATTAAAACCAATCCTATCTTATTCTCAAGTCGCATTCCCAATCTAGGAATTGAATGTGGTGTAAAACCCAATCTTGGCGTTGAATTAGAATATCTTGTTGCTGGGCTATTTGATAAGAAATTAACGGATAGATTCATGATGCATGGAGTCTCAGCTTCATTGAGACATTATTTTACCAAAGACATTGCGATGGCAAGGTTGTATTTAGGTGTTTATTCGTTCTATTCTAAAGAAGAAAATACCTCCAAATATGCCTACAATGAGGTTATAAAGTCTTTTACGTTTGGATTGAGATCCGGATACAAACTTCCACTTTACAAGCACTGGATGGTAGAAGGAGGTCTTCAATTTGGAAGGAGATTTATGTTCGAAGGTGACCAGCTGCTGGTGCCCGTTACTCCAACTCAAGAGTTTTTTTACAAGTGGGATATTTCAGTGAGATTTAGGATTTGCTTTAGATTTTAA